A single window of Streptomyces aquilus DNA harbors:
- a CDS encoding nuclear transport factor 2 family protein codes for MTVTEDHANRRAAAQHALAEHLRLTAAGRVDEWVELFAPDAVLEFPYAPAGVPQRVTGRDALVAHMRNFPETFDVEFVDLVFHDTVDPSLVIAEFRSKGTALPTGKPYEQTCISVVRTDDDGLITHYLDYWNPLVAIEALTPSDVRSDSERGVTFGG; via the coding sequence ATGACCGTCACGGAAGACCACGCCAACCGCCGCGCCGCTGCTCAGCACGCCCTGGCCGAGCACCTGCGCCTCACCGCCGCAGGACGCGTCGACGAATGGGTGGAGCTGTTCGCCCCGGACGCAGTGCTTGAGTTCCCCTACGCGCCGGCCGGCGTGCCTCAGCGGGTGACGGGGCGCGACGCGCTGGTCGCGCACATGCGCAACTTTCCCGAGACCTTCGACGTGGAGTTCGTCGATCTGGTCTTCCACGACACGGTCGACCCGAGCCTGGTGATCGCCGAATTCCGTTCGAAGGGCACGGCGCTGCCGACCGGCAAGCCGTACGAGCAGACATGCATCTCCGTCGTGCGGACCGATGACGACGGGCTCATCACCCATTACCTGGACTACTGGAACCCGCTGGTGGCGATCGAGGCGCTCACGCCTTCCGACGTGCGGTCCGACTCTGAGCGCGGCGTGACTTTTGGAGGCTGA
- a CDS encoding TetR/AcrR family transcriptional regulator, giving the protein MPVAGTSTKSDERRRAIMAAAVDCFAQKGFYGTTTHEIAEWVGISQPYLYRLYPNKEALFAAAVDHVSAVMTETLVAHAPTSGGAGSAPETALDAARGAYAALVADRNILRFLMHANCAVGEPLVAQAVRRCYAKQVDTVRQLLGDDDAVRRWFGAGMLDNVVAVLGLADIDEPWAHVLTAR; this is encoded by the coding sequence ATGCCTGTCGCCGGTACCAGCACGAAGAGCGACGAACGCCGTCGGGCCATCATGGCCGCCGCGGTCGACTGCTTCGCGCAAAAGGGTTTCTACGGTACGACGACGCACGAGATCGCAGAGTGGGTCGGTATCTCTCAGCCGTATCTCTATCGCCTGTACCCGAACAAGGAAGCACTGTTCGCGGCGGCGGTGGACCACGTGTCCGCCGTCATGACCGAGACGCTGGTCGCGCATGCGCCGACGTCGGGTGGGGCGGGGTCGGCTCCCGAGACAGCGTTGGATGCCGCACGCGGTGCCTACGCCGCGCTCGTCGCGGACCGGAACATCCTGCGTTTCCTCATGCACGCGAACTGTGCCGTCGGCGAGCCGCTGGTGGCACAGGCCGTGCGCCGGTGCTACGCCAAGCAGGTCGACACCGTCCGGCAGCTGCTGGGCGACGACGACGCCGTGCGGCGCTGGTTCGGCGCCGGGATGCTCGACAACGTGGTCGCCGTGCTGGGCCTGGCCGACATCGACGAGCCGTGGGCACACGTCCTCACCGCTCGATAA
- a CDS encoding aminoglycoside phosphotransferase family protein produces MSGGNVSAGVVRVGDTVRRPTGPWTPAVHALLTHLYEVGFRAAPRPLGIDDQGREVLTFVHGHVVWPDRFSLLESARNLAGVAGLIRDFHDAVRGFTPPADAHWQVLIPAEGSDIIAHHDLAPWNLVVAGEAEWAFIDWDTAGPGSRLWDVAYAMHGFIPLSAHPDWQRPDAADRLRVFADAYGLDEDERRRLVPLLGRRTRSMHVFLREQATRGIQPWATLWTEGHGDAWRNDAEYIEQREDQWTHALLGG; encoded by the coding sequence TTGTCCGGTGGGAACGTCAGCGCTGGTGTGGTCCGCGTCGGAGACACCGTTCGCCGCCCGACCGGACCGTGGACTCCCGCAGTGCACGCCCTGCTGACTCACCTGTATGAGGTGGGGTTCCGGGCGGCACCTCGCCCACTGGGCATTGACGACCAAGGCCGTGAAGTCCTGACCTTCGTGCACGGCCACGTGGTCTGGCCCGATCGGTTTTCTCTGCTCGAGTCCGCTCGGAACCTGGCCGGGGTGGCAGGGCTGATCCGGGACTTCCACGATGCCGTGCGGGGCTTCACACCACCGGCTGACGCGCACTGGCAGGTGTTGATCCCCGCCGAGGGCAGCGACATCATCGCCCATCACGATCTGGCCCCGTGGAACCTCGTGGTCGCAGGCGAGGCCGAGTGGGCCTTCATCGACTGGGACACCGCCGGCCCCGGTTCCCGCCTGTGGGACGTCGCGTACGCCATGCACGGGTTCATTCCGCTGTCCGCTCATCCGGACTGGCAACGCCCCGACGCCGCAGACCGGCTGCGCGTTTTCGCCGACGCCTACGGCCTCGACGAAGACGAACGCCGTCGCCTGGTCCCCCTACTCGGACGCCGAACGCGCTCCATGCACGTCTTCCTGCGCGAGCAAGCCACCCGGGGTATCCAGCCCTGGGCAACCCTGTGGACCGAAGGTCACGGCGACGCCTGGCGAAATGATGCCGAATACATCGAGCAGCGCGAAGACCAGTGGACGCACGCCCTGCTCGGCGGTTGA